AATTGAATTAGTAATTTGgtataataaaagtatatttcaAACTTATGTAGGAAATGCAGTTACCTTTAACAACTTTCTAAAAAGCTTTCGAAATTTTTGTACGTTCTTTCTAACTCGAATAAGTAACAAGTGACAAAAATTGTCAAGTCGGCAATTTTGATTTTCAAATAGCTTTCAAATAACTTAATATCGATTGATgaatcgatatacgttatagatatcgataattttttaatttttatcggcTGTGTTGTTATCCGCTTATCGACTGGGATATGTATTATTTCAAACTGCGCCATCATGTAGCAAACGCAAGAACTAGTAGACTGTTACTTCATAACCTAGTAACTTATGTGAATGTGTCAATTGCAGTTACAATTTTGGTGcaatttcgaattaaaaagaaataaatttatatattataaaagatattaaacaCAAATGTCTGGTTATACTGGACAAGAAAATTATTGGGGACAATCTCCTCAAAGCCACTATAACTTTGATTCCGCTGGCTTTGATCAACCTAACCAACAATTCGAATTTCAAACATATAATGATCAACAAGCTGGTGATTATGCATACGCGCAAAAAGGTTATCCTGTTCTCGATCCTGTTCAAAGTACATTTGCTGGTGGTACGTaccgtaaaaataattttaaaacagaTTTCAATTAAGATGGTCTTAgagaaatcaatattttagGATCAGCTGGATTTgtagacgaagaagaagaaccaCCTCTGTTAGAAGAATTGGGCATCGATCCTGatagaatattacaaaaaacaTTAGCTGTATTAAATCCATTTCATAGAAAAGCGCAAATAGACGATGCGAACTATTTACTTCAGGATTCAGATTTAGCTGGACCGGTAGCATTTTGTTTAATGCTCGCCGGGTTTCTCTTATTAGCTGGTTCAAAAGCACATTTCGGTTATGTTTACGGTTTAGCTGTAACATCGTGCATTTTGATGTATATCCTGCAATCGTTAATGAGCAGTTCTAGTAATATCACATTGTCTTCTGTGGCATCTGTGTTAGGTTATTGCTTATTACCTGTAGTAGTCCTTGCTGGTCTAAGTGTTTTTACAACTTTGCGAGGCCCGATCGGCTTATTTCTTGCCATGTTTGCAGTTGCTTGGTCAACTTTATCTGCATCTAGGCTCCTTACAACTATGTCAGGAGAAGAAAATCAACGACTTCTTATTGCATATCCTTGTGCTCTCCTTTATGGTGTTTTTACATTGATGATAATATTTTagcaaaatttttatacttttgctATCTTCTTATATAAAGCTACTCattatgattaaatatttaatgcaatatataacataatgataTATTTGTGTGCTGAATCACATAAATATACAATcacatttatacaatattatcaattacAAATAAAGATCAATACATTGCTAAACATGTATTGTTACTTAAAGCATCTCATCCTGAAAATGTATCAATgtgacattttatatattgtaataatgtaatttacaCATATGTACAATACATTTTCTGAATATATTACCATAAGTTATTCcattattttataagttttaaataaattgtacaataaCCAACTATTGTTCTCATCTTTCATATCAGTGTGATATTAGATCGTGTATAGATTATTCTATCATTTCCACTACTTtagtgtaatttataaaatcgtacaagtaaataaatttgaatcaGACGGATCAAATATCATATGTTTTCAAAGAATGAGATgtgcataaaaataaaacttatgTATATAACTTATACATAGTTATTAtggtttaatattttattgtaattcaTCAAATTTCTACAACACACatgtgtatataattttaatgtctTCCTTCtgcattaattattaataattgttcgaTTTAGatgatattttcatatacaagaagaaagaattgcgttaatagaattaattagcAGTTACCCTAAACTTGTAGTTAGAACATAGTGATATAAACTCAGTTGAATTTCAAGATAGATAGTTACTTCTTGCAAAATACTaatgtaatgaaataaatatcgtatttaatgaaaaacgATTATGAAAAGATTATCTCAACAATAAATTCAAGTTTATTATTTCTCTGAAAAGGCATTATCATTCTTttgtgttataaatatttctcttgtTATTTTCCTCTTACTATTCGCCTCTTGCAGATTGATTAATAACCGCAACTTTgcgttaatattttttcggtCAGTAGTAATATTCCCTCTTTGGTATCCgttgttgaaataaattattatccaagattaatttattcgacAATCATCATAAAATTCGATCCTGTCCTAATAAGTACACgacattataaatttaatataatattatttagttcaattaattgatttatttgctttacattgaataattaataataattataattaatgtcCACAACTGTTCTCTAATCATATTAGCAATACGTATTAAAATCTAtggaattaattattactatattttacaaatatttgccatttactatttaatatatgattttaatatcCATAATTCATCAGCTGTTTCTTAATCAAatcatttgaataaaatttacaaatattcggCGAGACATTAAATTATGTTCACTAAAAGTAAAGCAATACTATTTGGTATTTTTTCAGGCCTTCCATCTGATCCAGCACAAGTTCAACAACCGATTTTAGTTTGCACGGCCCATATTCATTGGGATCCAGAATTTTGCGACGTTAAATTAATACAGACAATGATGCTCAGTAATGAATTACGTTCCATTTTGGACCAAGCTGGCCAGTCTTTCAGACCTGGTCACAAGCCTGATTCTTCCAATGTTCAGTTATTACTTTGCGGTGACTTCAATTCTCTACCTGATTCCGGTAAACTATACTATCATTTATATCTTATACGTTAGCTTTACATACAATTTTACACGAtactttattttctaaaatgcTCTGAATTGTCCGAAAAGGTCGATTTCTTGCACTTTTTGGAGAGGCAATATTTGAACACGTcgaaaaagatgaaagattGTTTTCTTCACGTGTCTTTCGAAACAACGTTCATTACGATTGGTTGGTTTCTCAggataatattttagatatagtAGAAAGTAGAATACATTGTCGAGatttaaaagatttctttttcaacCAGAAAAAGGTATCACTGAAACACCAAATGATGTGTGTGATGTCCACAGAAAAGATTGTCTATCTGATAGAACTATTCACAAATAATTCGCTAACTTTAGAGAAGAAAACTTCAATTAAGAACGTCTTGAAACTCTTAAAAGGCTACCGTGAGTTTAGTAAAGTTTCGTAAAGTTTACTAAAGTAagattaaattataagattaaagttttaatagactgtatgtataatacacATATTTCTCGAACTTTCGCCTTCGTTGACGACTCTACCGAGGGACGCAGTACCGAGAGAAGCCTAAATTATGGCACTCTCGAGTGCCTGTTActttgatataataatttttataagaaaaaagcGAGCGATCGTTTCGTATACTTGAGTTTCGCGTTCCCTGACACTATTTTCCATCGACGATCAAACGAAAATGTTTAAACAAAATCAAAGCATTAATTGCAAATAGTTCGTTGTATATTGCACGGAAAtcagtaaaaagaaaaattccgaTACATATCGTATTGTATGAACAaccaagtatattaaaatgtatggCTTCCTTATTTGCTGAAAAATCAGAACAGGCTAACGCAATATATAGAGTATCTTAAAATGTAGAGTATcgtttaaaattgtaaaatgtaaatgtaaatgcaAAAGAATCAAAATTTAGTCGCCGCTCGATAAGTGGCTAATACCGATACGAGTCGAACACTTTAAACCTGATTGTAGAAGACATTACAATTCGACATCGTAGCCTAAC
Above is a genomic segment from Bombus fervidus isolate BK054 chromosome 4, iyBomFerv1, whole genome shotgun sequence containing:
- the Yip1d1 gene encoding yip1 domain-containing 1, with translation MSGYTGQENYWGQSPQSHYNFDSAGFDQPNQQFEFQTYNDQQAGDYAYAQKGYPVLDPVQSTFAGGSAGFVDEEEEPPLLEELGIDPDRILQKTLAVLNPFHRKAQIDDANYLLQDSDLAGPVAFCLMLAGFLLLAGSKAHFGYVYGLAVTSCILMYILQSLMSSSSNITLSSVASVLGYCLLPVVVLAGLSVFTTLRGPIGLFLAMFAVAWSTLSASRLLTTMSGEENQRLLIAYPCALLYGVFTLMIIF